The following proteins are co-located in the Fusarium verticillioides 7600 chromosome 7, whole genome shotgun sequence genome:
- a CDS encoding ribose-phosphate pyrophosphokinase has product MVRNIVVLGGNSHPQLTENVCQILGVPASNRILGKFSGGESRCEIKDSVRGKDVYIIQSGSGNVNDNLIDLCIMISACKTGSAKRVTAVVPLFPYSRQPDWPYNKAGAPLSQISGSSKDYTFESVPPTPRPGGPKSAGLPNGVNNLTEKLSKTALANEGATNGANGTNGIFSTPRRSDTISSSTSEARGHHAENSTSSQRNAYTTHDYENQSNISAFQPKPGYKQWIAQAGTLVADLLTCAGADHIITMDLHDPQYQGFFDIPVDNLYGKALLQNYIQSQIPNHHTAVIVSPDAGGAKRATLIADSLKTDFALIHKERRPIRFTEHRNASMMLVGDVSNRICILVDDIVDTGNTITRAAKLLKKEGATQVYALVTHGVFSGDAIARINASAIDKMLVTNSVPQHEHRRLCPKLEILDISAVFAEAIRRVHHGESISVLFQHN; this is encoded by the exons ATGGTGCGCAATATTGTTGTTCTGGGAGGTAACTCCCACCCGCAACTCACAGAAAATGTCTGCCAAATTCTGGGTGTTCCGGCGAGCAATCGCATTCTTGGAAAATTCTCTGGCGGAGAGAGTCGCTGCGAAATCAAGGACTCAGTCCGCGGCAAAGATGTCTACATCATACAATCTGGCTCCGGCAACGTGAACGACAACCTCATCGATCTCTGTATCATGATCTCAGCCTGCAAGACTGGCTCTGCGAAACGAGTCACCGCCGTAGTCCCACTCTTCCCTTACTCGCGACAACCCGACTGGCCCTATAACAAAGCCGGCGCACCTTTGTCGCAGATCTCTGGCTCCTCCAAAGACTACACATTTGAGAGTGTCCCTCCCACACCTCGTCCAGGTGGCCCCAAGTCAGCTGGCCTGCCCAATGGTGTCAACAATTTGACCGAGAAGCTCTCGAAAACAGCTCTCGCAAACGAGGGCGCGACAAATGGTGCTAACGGCACTaatggcatcttcagcacTCCTCGCCGCTCAGACACCATCTCGAGCAGCACCTCTGAAGCCCGTGGACACCACGCAGAGAACTCGACCTCTTCCCAGAGGAACGCCTACACTACCCACGACTATGAGAACCAGTCCAACATCTCAGCTTTCCAGCCTAAGCCTGGTTACAAGCAGTGGATTGCTCAGGCTGGTACTCTCGTTGCTGACTTGCTCACCTGCGCCGGTGCCGATCATATTATCACGATGGACTTGCACGATCCTCAGTACCAGGGCTTCTTCGACATTCCTGTCGATAACCTGTACGGCAAGGCGCTACTCCAGAACTACATCCAATCTCAAATCCCTAATCACCACACCGCTGTCATTGTGTCCCCGGATGCTGGAGGTGCAAAGCGAGCTACTTTGATTGCGGACAGTCTCAAGACTGACTTTGCTCTGATTCACAAG GAGCGACGGCCCATTCGATTTACCGAGCATCGCAACGCCAGTATGATGCTAGTTGGAGATGTGTCAAACCGCATCTGCATTCTAGTTGACGACATTGTCGATACTGGTAACACGATCACGCGTGCTGCGAAGCTCctgaagaaggagggcgCTACTCAAGTCTATGCCCTCGTCACCCACGGTGTCTTCAGTGGCGACGCTATCGCTCGTATCAATGCTTCtgccattgacaagatgcTCGTTACCAACTCTGTTCCTCAACACGAGCATCGTCGTCTTTGCCCCAAGCTCGAGATACTCGATATCTCGGCCGTTTTTGCTGAGGCTATCCGTCGTGTTCATCACGGCGAGTCTATCAGCGTCCTTTTCCAGCACAACTAG